The nucleotide sequence GACCGCCCTGAGGGACGCGCTCTGGCACAGGAGCAGCCACAGCTCGGGCAACGGCGCCTGTGTGGAGGTGGCCTTCGTCGAGAGCCTGACAGCCGTCCGGGACTCCAAGGACACCGACAGGCCAGGCCCGGTGTTCCGGCCCGCGGAATGGCGGAGGTTCGTCGGCGGGGTGCGTTCGGGGTGGCCGGGTGGCCCCTGTCCACGGGAAGCCGCCCGTGTACGGGACATCTGAGGGCGCAGATCTCGCGTCCGATTCCGTCTCCGGGCTCCTCGCCTCCGGCGCCTTCTACGCGTCGCAGACGTTCTGGACGGCCGCCGGTGTCGCGGTGGCCGTGCTCATGGGCTGCGGCGCGGTCTGGGCCGCCCTGCGCGCGGCGCATCCCAGACGTCGGCTCACGTACTCGACGACCCACGCCCCGCTGGTCCACGAGCCGGTCGGCGGCGCGCTGGAGATCCGGTGCAACGGCACGCTGCTGGCCGACCCCCACCTGGTGCGGATCGTCCTCACCAATCCGGGCCGACGGGACATCCCGAGCGGCGCCTTCGACCGCGGCCAGCCGATCCGGGTGGAGCTCGGGGTGCCCTATGTGGAGCTGGTGGCCACCGAGTCGGAGCCCAGCGCGGCCGAGCTCCCGCCCGTCACCCTCCACGGCTCCGAGCTGAGGATCGGGCCGGGCCTCATCGGCTGCGGCACGACCGTCACCTGTCTCCTCCTGGTCGACACTCCCCCGGCCTGCCGCTACCGCCACTCACTCCTGGACGTCAAGGTGGAACAGATTTCTCTCCCGGCGGCCTCGCGCTGGGCCGCCATACGCCCGGCCCCGCTGGTCCGTCCGTAGCGCCGTCCACGCACGCCCTGACGCCCGCACCCCGCAACCCTGTGCTCGCGGCCCCGGGAACCGGGGCGGAGTGCCGACCGTCAGCCGGTGCCCAGGGCCGTGCGCAGGGTGGCGATCGCCTGTCCGATGGCGGCCTCGGCGGCGTGCGTTCCGCGCAGGGCGTCGAGCATGACGAAGTCGTGGATGATGCCCTGGTAGCGCACGGCGGTGACCGGTACGCCCGCCTCGCGCAGCTTGTTGGCGTACGCCTCGCCCTCGTCGCGCAGGACGTCGGCCTCGGCGGTGATGACGAGGGCCGGGGGCAGGTCCTTGAGCTGCTCGGGGGTGGCGCGCAGCGGTGAGGCCGTGATCCGGGCGCGTTCGGCCTCGTCGGTCGTGTACTGGTCCCAGAACCACTGCATGCCGTCGCGGCGCAGGAAGTAGCCGGTGGCGAACTGGTGGTAGGAGCCGGTGTCGAAGGCGGCGTCGGTCACGGGGTAGAACAGCACCTGCTGGACCAGCGGGACGTCACCGCGCTCCTTGGCCATCAGGGTCAGCGCGGCGGTCATGTTGCCGCCGACCGAGTCACCGGCCACGGCGATGCGGGTGGCGTCGAGAAGGCGGCCGGCGCCCTCGGTGACGATCCAGCGGGCCACCGCGTAGTTCTGCTCGATGGCGACCGGGTAGCGGGCCTCGGGTGAGAGGTCGTACTCGGGGAAGACCACGGCGGCGTTCGCGCCCACGGCCAGCTCGCGCACCAGCCGGTCGTGGGTGTGGGCGTTGCCGAAGACCCAGCCGGCGCCATGGATGTAGAGGATCACCGGAAGCGTGCCCTCGGCGCCCGCCGGACGGACGATACGAGCCCGGACCTCGCCGGTGGGCCCGCCCGGCACGGTGACCCATTCCTCGTCGACGGGCGGCTTCTCGATGTCGCCCGACTGCACCTCGTCGACCGTCTTGCGGCCCTCCAGCGGACTGAGGTCGAAGAGGTACGGCGGGTTCGCGGTCGCCTCCGCGAAGCCCGCGGCGGCGGGCTCCAGGACGGGACGGGGGCCGGTGGCGTCGGCGATGCCGGGGGTGTTCTCGGACATGGCGATCTCCTCTGGTGCGGTGCCACGGGTGGGCTCGACCGGCGCGGTTTCGCCGGCCGGCGGCACACAACAACCATATCGCGCGACTAGGTCGTGCACAACTAAGTAGCGCTCGATATAATCGGGGAGACTTGAAGGTAGGGTGGGTGATCGTCATGCAGAGCCCAGGACGGAGGAGCGACACCGTGAGCACAGTCGGCGACATCGTGAGCGCGAGCGGAACGGCCGAGGCCCCGGCTTCGGCGCTGGGATCGGGGCCGGGACCGGGACCGGGGCGCAGTCTGCTCCTGGACGACCAGCTCTGTTTCGCCCTGTACGCCGCCTCGCGCGCGGTCACCGCCCGCTACCGGCCGCTGCTCGACGAGCTGGGGCTGACCTATCCGCAGTACCTGGTCATGCTGGTGCTCTGGGAGCAGGACTCGATCTCCGTACGGGACCTGGGCGCCGCGCTCCAACTGGAGTCCAGCACGCTCTCCCCGCTCCTGAAGCGGCTGGAGGCCGGCGGGCTGCTCCGCCGCGAGCGCCGTACGGACGACGAACGCTCGGTCGCCATCCGCCTCACCCGGTCCGGCGCCCAGCTCCAGGAGCGGGCCCGGACCGTCCCCGTGGACATCGGCGAAGCCATGGGACTGACCCCCGAACAGCACACCATGGCCAAGCGGTTGCTGCGGCTGCTCACCGCGAACGTCGGTCGGACGTGACCGAGGGCGGGCGTGCCGGAGCGGAAGGCTGACGTGACCGGGGGCGGGCGGGCCCGACGCGCGAGGTTCAGTGCGCGGCGTCCAGCCTGATCCGCTGCTCCTCGGTCAGTTCCAGCTCCACCGCGCCCAGGTTCTCCTCCAACTGCGCGAGCGACGACACCCCGGCCAGCGGGACGATCGGGAACCGTCCGCCCAACTGCCAGGCGAGCACGACCTGGTTGACGGTCGCCCCGGTCTCGCGCGCCACCTCGCCCAGCACCTTCGTCCGGACCGGGGTGCCCGGGTGGTCGTAGTCCGGCGGCAGCTCGTCCGGCCGTACGTAGCCGCCCTTGAGCAGCGGTGAATAGGCGACCAGGGTGAGGTCCGGCTCGGCCTCCAGATAGCTCAGCAGTTCGGCGGTGGCCGCGCCGAGGTTGCCGTCCGCCCAGAGGTCGTTGGGGATGTCGGTGCGCGGGCGCAGATGGCTGTGGTGGTACTGGAGCACCTCGTAGCCGGGCAGCCCGGCCGCGGCGGCGAGGGCGCGGGCCCGCTCCACCCGCCACACGGCGTGGTTGCTGACGCCGAGCAGCCCGACCGTGCCCTCCGCGACGAGCTCCGCGAACCCCTCGACGGTCTCCCGCGCGGACACCGTGCGGTCCTCGATGTGCGCGTAGAGCAGGTCCAGCCGCTCCACCCCGAGCCGCTCCCGGCTGCGCTCCGCCGACTCCCGGATCACCTTCGCCGACAGCCCTTCCGCGTTGTCGACATAGCTGGTGCCCGGCGCGAGGGGGCGGGCGCCGAGCTTGGTGGCGATGACGATCTCGTCGCCGATGTCCCGGCTGCGGCGCCACCGTCCCAGCAGTTCCTCGCTCTGCCCGCCCTGCCCTCCGTCGATCCAGAAGGCGTAGTTGTCGGACGTGTCGATGAAGTTCCCACCCGCTTCGACGTAGCGGTCGAGCACCGCGAAGGAGGTCTTCTCGTCCGTCCGCGAGCCGAACAGCATGGCGCCGAGCGCGAGCACGCTCACCTCGCGACGGGTCCCCGGGTCACTGCCTATCGTGCGGTACTTCATACCGTTGCCTCCCGTTCCGCCCGGCTGTCGGGCCTGAACGCGAGTCTTCAACTTGGAGCGCACGCGAAGTCAATGCCCCTCGCTCACTATTCTTCGAACGTGACCGAGACCGAACCGATGCTCCTGCCCGACCTGCGACTTCCCGACATGCCCCTGCACGACCCGTTCGTAGTCGCCGACGACGAGACCCGTACGTACCACCTCTACACGTCCAACGATCCGACCGTTTCGGGCGTGGACGGCACCGGCACGATGGTCTACCGCAGCACCGACCTGCGGGACTGGACGCGCCCCGTCGTGGTCTTCCGGACGGCCGAACAGCAGGGGATCTGGGCGACCGAAGGGGGGTGGGCGCCGGAGGTGCACGCGTGGGACGGCAAGTACTACCTGTTCACCACGCTGCACGACCAGGACAAGCCGCTCAAGGTGCCGCCGGCCAACCGGTGGGGCACTCCCTTCCAGCTCCCGAACCACATGCGCGGCACGATCACCGCCGTTTCCGACTCGCTGCTGGGCCCCTTCACCGTCGTCGACCCCGCACGGCCCACTCCGCCCGAGAACCTCATGACCCTCGACGGCACCCTCTACGTCGACCCGGCCGGGCAGCCCTGGATGGTGTACGCGCACGAATGGCTGCAGACCGTCGACGGAACCATGGAGGCGATCCGGCTGGCCCCGGACCTGACCGGGACGATCGGGGACCCGGTCTTCCTGTTCAAGGCCTCCGACGCGTCCTGGCTCACCGAGCAGATCCCGGGCGGAGTGCCGCACCAGCTCGCGCCGTACATCACCGACGGCCCCCAGCTGTACCGGACGCCCGACAACTCCCTGCTCATGCTGTGGTCGACGTACGAGAAGAACGTGGCCGGCGACGACGGCACCGTCAGCGGCGGCTATGTGCAGACCTACGCCGTCTCCAGGTCCGGCGACCTCACGGGGCCGTGGGACCAGCGGCGCCCCCTGGTCCGCGAGGACAGCGGCCACGGCATGCTGTTCCACACCTTCGACGGCCGGCTGATGATGATCCTCCACCGCCCCTTCGAGAACGCGCGCGGCAAGCTCTACGAGATGCGACTCGACGGCCACGAGCTGCGCGTACTGCGCCGACGCGCTGACCTCGACGGCGGCGGCTGAGCCCCGCGCGAACGACCATCGCGCATGCCGGTCCATGGAGAGGATCATGCGCGGATCGGCCGCCGGTCGACGCGCCGACGGTCGCGGGCGGGTGCCGTCAGCCGCACGTCCGGTAGTTGTGGCCGGCGAGCCGGGGTGGTGCCTCGGCACGGCCGGGGTCGTCGCAGCGCAGTAGCAGTGGGGGAGGAAGGCGCCACGTGTGCGGTCACAGTCCTTGTCCGCGGGCTTCTGCCCCACCCCCGGACTACAAGCTGGGTCAGCTGGAACTCACCGTGGGCCAGGGCCTGTCCGATCGGCGGGGAGGAACACCGGACAGGCCCTGGCGTATGTGGGCGCGACTGGGCGCAGGGAGGCGGACATGAGCGGACGGGGTGATTCCGTCGCCGTTGGTCAGGTTCTGTGCAGCAGGACCGTGGTGTCCGGGGGCAGTAGCCCGTCCTTGCCCAGCGGTGCTGACGCGATGAGGGGGCTGGTGGCGGCGGGGAGCGGGACCGGCTGGTCGGTGAGGTTGACCGCGCACAGCAGGCCGTTGCCTCGTTCGAGGAGGAGAGTGCCGGCGGGACTGTCGAGCCAGTGGAAGTCCTCAGCGGGTGACGTGGCGGGGCTCGTCATGGTTGGAGAGGACCCAGGTGGCGGGGGCACCGACGTTCGCCAGATCGGTGATCGTGCGGCTGATCACCTCCCGCAGTTTGTCTGCCTCCATGGGGCATTTGAGGAAGTCGAAGTTGAAGGCGGTGTGGAGTTCGTCGGGGCGGAGGTAGTCGGGCATGCGGCCGGGGCGGACGTGGGCCTCGGCGACGAAGACGCGGGGGTCGGGGTAGCTGTCGGCGATGGCGCGCCAGCCGCGGAAGATGTCGTGGACGCCGTCGCGGTCCCAGTGCGAGTGGTTGTCTTCTTGAGCGATGACGGAGAACTCCGTCAGGCCGAGGTCCGGGAGGGCCGGGTCCTTGACCATGCCGTGTGCGACGTCGATGCGGAAGCCGTCGACGCCCAGGTCGAACCAGAAGCGCAGGATCGACTCGAACTCGGCCCGGACCTCGCCGTTGTCCCAGTTGAGGTCGGGCTGTTCGGGGGCGAAGAGGTGCAGGTACCACTGGCCGTCCGGCGTGCGGGTCCAGGTGGGGCCGCCGAAGGCCGCGTGCCAGTCGTTCGGCGGCTCGCTGCCGTCCTCGCCTCTCCCCTCACGGAAGATGAACCGGTCTCGTGCCGGGGAGCCGGGCGCTGCCGCCAGTGCCTTCTGGAACCATGCGTGTTGGTCGGAGGTGTGGTTGGGGACGATGTCCAGGATCACCCGCAGGCCCAGTTCGTGGGCCTCGGTGATCAGTTTCCGGGCCTCGTCGAGGGTGCCGTAGGTGGGGTGGATGTCACGGTAGTCGGAGACGTCGTAGCCGCCGTCGGCCAGCGGGGACGGGTACCAGGGGTTGATCCAGATCGCGTCGATGCCGAGGTAGGCCAGGTACTGCAGACGGGAGCGGAGACCGGCGATGTCGCCGGTTCCGTCGCCGTCGCCGTCGGCGAAGCTGCGTATGTAGACCTGATAGATGACCGCGGAGCGCCACCAGGAGTCGTTCGCCGCGTCGTTCGTGGGGGTCGGGTTGCTCATGGTGGGACGGTCCTGTCGGAGGGAATGCGGAGAGGCGTGTCTCCCGGGTAGGGCGCCGGCACGCTTGATCTGCGCGCCCGGGATCGGGTTTCCCGCCTGGCTATCCCTTGGTCGCGCCTGCCGTGCCGCCTCGTACGAAATGCCGCTGGAAGGCGAAGAAGACCAGGGCCACGGGGATGGTCATGAGCAGGGCCGCCGCGAGCTTGATCGGATACTGGTTGCCTTCGCCGAGCTGACCGGACACGAGTGAGGCGACTCCGCTGGTCAGGGTGTTCAGTTCCGGGCTCTGCCGGGACACGATGAAGTGCGGCAGTTCGTTCCACGATCCCTGGAACGACAGGATGGTCAGGGTGATGAGGGCCGGCTTGGCCATCGGCAGCACGACGGACCAGAAGATCCGGAAGGTGCTCGCGCCGTCGATGCGGGCCGCTTCCTCGACGCTGACGGGGATCGACTCGAAGAACTGCTTCATGATGAAGATCCCCGCGGCGTCCGTGAGAAGCGGGACGATCATCCCCGCGTAGGAGTCGTATATCCCGAGCTGGTTCAGGACTAGGAATTTCGGGATCAGCAGGACGACGCCGGGCACGGCCATGACCGCGATGACGGCGGCGAACAGGGCGCCCCGGCCGCGGAAGCGGAGCCGGGCCAGCGCGTACCCGGCGAGGGAGTCGAAGAACACACGGCCGGCGGTGACGAAGAGCGCGACGACGACGGAGTTCGTGAACCAGCGCGGATAGTCCGCCTCGGCGAGTCGGCTGAAGGCCGCCTCCTGATTCGTCATAGGGCTCGAACACCCCGGGAACGGACACGGATCCCCCGACACGCGCGAGCATCCGGTCCCCAAGAATGATCAAGGGGCCGTTCCAGGTCTCCCCTGAAACGGCCCCTGACCTGCGACTTCGTAAAGTCGGGACGACAGGATTTGAACCTGCGACCCCTTGACCCCCAGTCAAGTGCGCTACCAAGCTGCGCCACGTCCCGTCGCGCTGTCCACGAAGTTTCATGTGAACGCGCAAGTGAACCCTATCCTACGCACCTGTCACATCCAGCTCGGGCAGGCCCTGCGGCGGCGCGGCGAGATCGGCCCGCACCCGGGCCCGGATGTGCAGGGTCAGCGCGGCCAGGTCGGCGCAGTAGACGGAGGGGTTGCGGAAACCGCTCCCGGAGGCGTACCGGTGGGCGAAGAGCCCTCCCCCACACACGGCGAGCAGTGGACAGCGCCCACAGGTGGGCCCCAACCCGTCGGCGCCCGACTGCTGTTGACGGATCCGAGGCTGGTCGAGGACGTCGTCGAGGCTGTCGCGGAAGACGTCGAGGCCCGTCTCCGGCGCGCCTTCGTAGGCGACCTTGAGGGAATCGGACTGCTCGATGGAACCGTCGGTCTCGATGACGGCGAGCGTCGCCGGGGCCAGCCCGACGCACTCGGTACGCATCGAGCCCCCGAGGACGCCCGCCATCAGCTCCTCGAAGAGCCGGACACCCGTTTCCCGTACGGGAGCGTCGTACCAACGGTCGAACACCCGCCGCAGCCAGTCGGCGTACGGGGTCTCCCCCGAGTCGCCCATCACTCCCTGGGCGGTCACCGGCGGGGCGGCGGGTACCCGGTTCGCCCGATCCGCGAGTCCGGGTGGCGGTGTGTCCCAAGTGCCGTGCGGCAGCAGGAGATCGACGCGGGGCGGGCGTGAGGCCAGCAGGGCCTCGTAGGTGTCGACGGGGTCGTCGGCCAGGTCGATCGTGCACAGAAGGCCCGCGTACAGGGCGCGGTACTCGGACTCTCCCAGCCGGCCGAGCCCCTCCATCACCCGCCGGTGGCTCCCCTCGCCCTTCGGAAAGCGCCGGTGCCGGTCGTGTCCCGCCTGCGTGCCGTCGAGGCTGACGCTGACGCCCACCCGATGCCGGCGGAGCACGTCCAGGATGTCGGGAGTGAGCAGCACACCATTGGTCTGCATCGAGAAACGGACGGGCACCGCCGCCTTCGCCAGTCCCCGCCCGAGAACATCGAGCAGTTCGTCGAGCCGCCCAGCCCCGAGAAGCAACGGCTCCCCGCCGTGCAGCACGATCCGGACGTCGGGCAGCCGATGAGCCACGGCGTGCTCGGCGATACGCAGGGCCGTCTGCTCGGCCACAGCCGCTTCCATGCGGCGCGGCTTGTCACGCCAACTGGTGTCGGCGGAGTGATAGACG is from Streptomyces sp. NBC_01314 and encodes:
- a CDS encoding carbohydrate ABC transporter permease — its product is MTNQEAAFSRLAEADYPRWFTNSVVVALFVTAGRVFFDSLAGYALARLRFRGRGALFAAVIAVMAVPGVVLLIPKFLVLNQLGIYDSYAGMIVPLLTDAAGIFIMKQFFESIPVSVEEAARIDGASTFRIFWSVVLPMAKPALITLTILSFQGSWNELPHFIVSRQSPELNTLTSGVASLVSGQLGEGNQYPIKLAAALLMTIPVALVFFAFQRHFVRGGTAGATKG
- a CDS encoding aldo/keto reductase, giving the protein MKYRTIGSDPGTRREVSVLALGAMLFGSRTDEKTSFAVLDRYVEAGGNFIDTSDNYAFWIDGGQGGQSEELLGRWRRSRDIGDEIVIATKLGARPLAPGTSYVDNAEGLSAKVIRESAERSRERLGVERLDLLYAHIEDRTVSARETVEGFAELVAEGTVGLLGVSNHAVWRVERARALAAAAGLPGYEVLQYHHSHLRPRTDIPNDLWADGNLGAATAELLSYLEAEPDLTLVAYSPLLKGGYVRPDELPPDYDHPGTPVRTKVLGEVARETGATVNQVVLAWQLGGRFPIVPLAGVSSLAQLEENLGAVELELTEEQRIRLDAAH
- a CDS encoding glycoside hydrolase family 43 protein; translated protein: MLLPDLRLPDMPLHDPFVVADDETRTYHLYTSNDPTVSGVDGTGTMVYRSTDLRDWTRPVVVFRTAEQQGIWATEGGWAPEVHAWDGKYYLFTTLHDQDKPLKVPPANRWGTPFQLPNHMRGTITAVSDSLLGPFTVVDPARPTPPENLMTLDGTLYVDPAGQPWMVYAHEWLQTVDGTMEAIRLAPDLTGTIGDPVFLFKASDASWLTEQIPGGVPHQLAPYITDGPQLYRTPDNSLLMLWSTYEKNVAGDDGTVSGGYVQTYAVSRSGDLTGPWDQRRPLVREDSGHGMLFHTFDGRLMMILHRPFENARGKLYEMRLDGHELRVLRRRADLDGGG
- a CDS encoding MarR family winged helix-turn-helix transcriptional regulator — encoded protein: MLLDDQLCFALYAASRAVTARYRPLLDELGLTYPQYLVMLVLWEQDSISVRDLGAALQLESSTLSPLLKRLEAGGLLRRERRTDDERSVAIRLTRSGAQLQERARTVPVDIGEAMGLTPEQHTMAKRLLRLLTANVGRT
- a CDS encoding alpha/beta hydrolase, with protein sequence MSENTPGIADATGPRPVLEPAAAGFAEATANPPYLFDLSPLEGRKTVDEVQSGDIEKPPVDEEWVTVPGGPTGEVRARIVRPAGAEGTLPVILYIHGAGWVFGNAHTHDRLVRELAVGANAAVVFPEYDLSPEARYPVAIEQNYAVARWIVTEGAGRLLDATRIAVAGDSVGGNMTAALTLMAKERGDVPLVQQVLFYPVTDAAFDTGSYHQFATGYFLRRDGMQWFWDQYTTDEAERARITASPLRATPEQLKDLPPALVITAEADVLRDEGEAYANKLREAGVPVTAVRYQGIIHDFVMLDALRGTHAAEAAIGQAIATLRTALGTG
- a CDS encoding DUF397 domain-containing protein, which translates into the protein MSTDNGRRVPQVEPTALRDALWHRSSHSSGNGACVEVAFVESLTAVRDSKDTDRPGPVFRPAEWRRFVGGVRSGWPGGPCPREAARVRDI
- a CDS encoding FxsB family cyclophane-forming radical SAM/SPASM peptide maturase, whose amino-acid sequence is MTSPPVRPTPVSLRQFVLKVHSRCNLDCDYCYVYHSADTSWRDKPRRMEAAVAEQTALRIAEHAVAHRLPDVRIVLHGGEPLLLGAGRLDELLDVLGRGLAKAAVPVRFSMQTNGVLLTPDILDVLRRHRVGVSVSLDGTQAGHDRHRRFPKGEGSHRRVMEGLGRLGESEYRALYAGLLCTIDLADDPVDTYEALLASRPPRVDLLLPHGTWDTPPPGLADRANRVPAAPPVTAQGVMGDSGETPYADWLRRVFDRWYDAPVRETGVRLFEELMAGVLGGSMRTECVGLAPATLAVIETDGSIEQSDSLKVAYEGAPETGLDVFRDSLDDVLDQPRIRQQQSGADGLGPTCGRCPLLAVCGGGLFAHRYASGSGFRNPSVYCADLAALTLHIRARVRADLAAPPQGLPELDVTGA